DNA sequence from the Methanobrevibacter sp. genome:
TCGAATGGATTGAAGAAGCCAAACAAAAAAATAAGAAGGTTAAAGAATGAAAGCTTGTACCACTTGTAAATTAATTTCAAATAAGGATCACTGCCCTGAATGTGGAAATCCAACTTCAGATAATTGGAGTGGTCTTTTAATTATAACTGATCCTAATGAATCTACTGTCGCTCGTGAATTAAATATTAAAGTTCCGGGCGAATACTGTTTAAGAGTAAGATAGAGGTTTTATTGTGTTACGTTTAGATACAGAAAATGAAGATATAATGGCTGCGCTTAAAAGACCTTTAGGCAAATTATATCCTAACTTCGAAGATGCAATTGATGAAATCAAGTCTTCAG
Encoded proteins:
- a CDS encoding DNA-directed RNA polymerase subunit E'' (Catalyzes the transcription of DNA into RNA using the four ribonucleoside triphosphates as substrates) codes for the protein MKACTTCKLISNKDHCPECGNPTSDNWSGLLIITDPNESTVARELNIKVPGEYCLRVR